A region of the Salvelinus alpinus chromosome 24, SLU_Salpinus.1, whole genome shotgun sequence genome:
TTTTAATACATCTAGGAAATGTCCCCAAAAATAAACGTTACCACACCGATACTAAATGTTCAATGTACCTGCTCTGTTTTTAAGAGATCGTCTTTGGTATACAACATTCGTGAAAATAGTCAAACACATACCAACCGCTATGCTGGTACTGGATGGCATCAATCGTCGCAGTGACGTTCGACAGCAGAAAAAACAGTAGCATCTTTGGCAGTGTTTACTAGCTAGCTGTGTATATTTACCTAAACAAACTTGATTGCAGActaggggcctgttgcacaaaactaggataagggattaagccaggatatcttggtgatcctggctcaattgatccgtaatccggttgcactaaagatggatagggggcaggaggatatgttatggtataaattaccatggagatttattctgtggagctagcctgctccagaccaggctaaattccaggatctatttaatctcatccctaatgtcagtcagcagtcaccacaaatggaaaccaatagttatttcactgctcactatacattgttatcacatataactagacccactgttattatttgaacgtttgtgatcattaatttcaatgattttggataaaaaatgatttttagatgatgttgctatcattagataatttacagtttcccatagactataaggctatatataaaatgatagaatattagggccacagaggggaaaaaaacacaagtcataatattgtaaccagttgttttaaaggaggacagttgttaaaatgacagatgtggggcatttcgtgaaattgtacttcagtatggtttcataaacaaagacatgctgatgtgccagaatattaagtatcacattgtcataagtatcaaaactgtaaaaacaatatgtagcttttctgcagaaagaaccagcctcataaatttatgactttatcctttttcttcagtgtggccctagtactctgtcatataaacaaatacacattccatatgaatataaaaacacaatgtgtaacattatgttcctttattgaataaggacaaaacaaagcaggtaaaccatcagctcctttcgaaactgaagtcacagtgactctacaagatggaaagcacagaatccaagcatattatacaaaatgatacatacacattcaaaggtctgtatataacacaccctgcatgtctgcacactaaaataaatgcaggacaaatccatacacatcaactgaacagacaaatgaatggatgcagtagcctccctgcagccttgtattacacacagtataccgcacaaacatcataagaggccaaattcgtcaaaaaacgaacccaaaaaaaaccaaattcctctgccaccgcaggacatatttaaccaaaattgaaagcacacatactaactaaaataattcaacacatattggtccctcagcagccgaccactgtcgtcatcagggaagattgccggattgtcccagtccatggctggtggcactctgggggccctctccttcctcaggcaggccacattgtggaggacagcacaagccacagtaatatcacatgccctaacagggctgacccttaatttgtgaaggcagtgaaagcgtgccttcaggaggccaaaggtcatttcaactctggccctggtcctggcatgggcatggttgtaggcctgctgtgcttcctgggggtctgtgaaaggtgtcaggagaaaaggctggcagccataccccctgtctcccagcaacacaccagagaattcacctgtcaacacaaaatctcatcattactacctcataaacacagtgatattcttgacacagccatgatggttataaataggggttgtgtggcttaccttgtgataggcactgatagatttcagaggcccgaaagattctggagtcatggactgagccaggccattttgccacaacattgctgatcacacagtcagcattgcagaccatctgaaatcataagatgaggaatattacaccaatcaatgcacatcactggcaatgcagagtgttcgtcaatggacaatatcaaaaagttatgttcacctgaacattaatgctgtgaaaggatttcctattcacaaaatcggcctcatgggcacctgagggggcttttatccttatgtgtgtgcagtccactgcaccaatgacattggggaaacctgtcacacaaagtaatgagtatcctactatgtgttaacagttgtcctgtaatttgtagatcctcttacctgcaatcctatagaactcctctttgatgtcacagagtcttctgtggccagggaaggagatgaagacatctgctaatgctttgatagccagacacactccttattgtgcggcaaattgtggccttgttcagctgttctgcatcccccactgagtacaggaaggctccactagcaaaaaagcgcaaggccacacaaaccatttgctccacactcagtgcatggctccgtgcagtgcggtgcttaatcctgggacccagtagtctgcatagatacctgatgccatctgcagaaaacctgtatctttcatatagatggtcatcagggaaggccagtgggtccaaccggtccctgaagaccctttctcgcctgaaggctctcctcagcacaagtgcttcttcatccaccacatctcgcacgaatgggcatgccattgtcagagcagaaaggaacacacaattttgggccttcatataggctagtggccacacctggtgctgggggggtgggcaaaagagggcgatgccttataacgatgacttggttgtactgattgctgggaaaatttaaaaaaaacttagaaagatgccaccgtcctgtgtgctcacaataagagctcatatgtcatggctcacttgactttacgagaatatacctaatttttattttgagctgtgtcatcttcttggagctgggggaggaaagaaaaataatgattaatacatttgtgttacagttagcatacagtgtacattgaaggcatatctcacctccctctcaagtttttttatttcaaggtccagtttcctaattgtcctcttttttatttcggactccagtgcaagattttccatctttttcttcttgtactgaatgtctatgtctgccagttctatttggcgccggaggtggttgccatacaactttctgatagcttgtgagctctgtgaacacaatacaattagcgcagctggaatttggcaggatgtggtgtccttttattaatacgcactatgttgccaggctggtt
Encoded here:
- the LOC139552053 gene encoding putative nuclease HARBI1, whose protein sequence is MVCNADCVISNVVAKWPGSVHDSRIFRASEIYQCLSQGEFSGVLLGDRGYGCQPFLLTPFTDPQEAQQAYNHAHARTRARVEMTFGLLKARFHCLHKLRVSPVRACDITVACAVLHNVACLRKERAPRVPPAMDWDNPAIFPDDDSGRLLRDQYVLNYFS